From a single Nymphaea colorata isolate Beijing-Zhang1983 chromosome 4, ASM883128v2, whole genome shotgun sequence genomic region:
- the LOC116252347 gene encoding NAC domain-containing protein 16-like, translated as MGDEASVPPGFRFHPTDEELVSYYLKRKVHGKSIRFNAISEIDVYKSEPWDLPARSCLKSRDREWYFFSAPDKKYANGARTNRATELGYWKATGKDREIRRHSKTLGMKKTLVFHRGRAPRGERTNWVMHEYRLVEESSPRASSGAEDAYVICRIFEKSGAGPRNGEQYGAPVIEEEWGDGNAGEPEKPLDSPNHESEPAAAKHPSVLVPKLEDDASSGQTFSSPTKTSEQGPDFDESRGCPRASGDQTDQITRLSGRPGEHDLNSSPDCEISQPNDYKQPSDREALLARISSLQCALVDLQFQLAARDREIGDLRNLEGDLRGMITRRDTQIAEMEAAAREREANLQSQLAGAVGRGDEYKSKYLDACDRWEVENGFRRMATSYVHWLEREVNLLGGVAPSTIGAAVEASRACLMGSESCRGVSAPVASATSVPHGLTLGCPGAMAQGPATNASRRQDDGPSHKPDDGNGNLVGR; from the exons ATGGGAGATGAGGCATCGGTTCCGCCGGGCTTCAGATTCCACCCCACTGATGAGGAATTGGTGAGTTACTATCTCAAGCGGAAGGTCCATGGCAAGTCCATCCGTTTTAACGCCATCTCCGAGATCGACGTCTACAAGTCCGAGCCCTGGGACCTTCCTG CACGATCCTGCTTGAAGAGCAGAGATCGAGAATGGTACTTCTTCAGTGCCCCGGATAAGAAGTATGCGAACGGTGCTCGGACGAACCGAGCAACGGAGCTCGGGTACTGGAAGGCCACTGGAAAGGACAGGGAGATCAGGCGGCATTCCAAGACGCTCGGCATGAAGAAGACTCTGGTTTTTCACAGGGGCAGGGCGCCCCGCGGGGAAAGAACCAATTGGGTTATGCACGAATACCGCCTTGTCGAAGAGAGTTCACCGCGCGCGAGCAGTGGAGCC GAGGATGCATATGTGATATGCAGAATCTTTGAGAAGAGCGGAGCAGGCCCCAGGAATGGAGAGCAATATGGCGCGCCGGTGATTGAGGAAGAGTGGGGGGATGGCAATGCTGGTGAGCCTGAGAAGCCCCTTGATTCCCCGAATCACGAGTCTGAACCGGCGGCCGCGAAGCATCCATCAGTTTTGGTTCCCAAGCTTGAGGATGATGCATCGTCCGGCCAAACTTTCAGTTCCCCTACCAAGACCAGTGAGCAAGGACCGGATTTTGATGAGTCGAGAGGGTGTCCTAGAGCTTCTGGTGATCAGACCGATCAAATTACGCGGCTTTCTGGCCGGCCGGGTGAACATGACCTCAATTCTTCTCCCGACTGTGAGATCTCACAGCCTAACGATTATAAGCAG CCTAGTGACAGGGAGGCGCTTCTTGCTCGGATCTCAAGTCTGCAGTGCGCCCTTGTAGATCTTCAATTCCAACTTGCTGCGCGCGACCGGGAGATTGGAGATTTGCGCAATCTGGAAGGTGATCTGCGAGGTATGATTACCAGGAGGGACACCCAAATTGCAGAGATGGAAGCGGCTGCTCGCGAGAGGGAGGCAAACCTTCAGAGTCAACTTGCTGGTGCA GTGGGCCGCGGCGACGAATACAAGAGCAAGTACCTGGATGCCTGTGATCGGTGGGAGGTAGAGAACGGGTTTCGCAGAATGGCGACCTCATATGTGCATTGGCTGGAGAGGGAGGTTAATCTGTTAGGGGGAGTGGCTCCCTCCACCATAGGAGCAGCCGTCGAGGCAAGTCGCGCCTGCCTCATGGGAAGTGAGTCTTGCCGAGGGGTGTCTGCCCCTGTTGCCTCAGCCACTTCAGTTCCTCATGGTCTTACTCTCGGTTGCCCAGGAGCCATGGCCCAAGGACCAGCGACCAATGCATCACGTAGACAAGATGATGGGCCGTCTCATAAGCCAGATGACGGTAACGGAAATCTTGTGGGCCGGTGA